In Novipirellula caenicola, one genomic interval encodes:
- a CDS encoding right-handed parallel beta-helix repeat-containing protein, with protein MRPLIATMFGLMFSAAAVPAMGVDVYVTPDGAGRMDGSSWQHAISGDSLKTAVDDRLNPGDRLLIGSGVYRDATITITQPGESERPKQVIGVDQGEGLPVLQGTWNADAPNKGATAVRISAGVDHVSLQGLRIDGYVTGVSIAKASKGKDSAHLLFEDVDIRHARYGFYVADSDDLRLVDCDLTRYTKHGFRFEQGCDRVELLRCTADCSEGDESWEEKTELLPFGFNINNGDSPNREFFFNQCVARNNMMPLQKGKYKNGDGFVVEGSAENVRFYQCRAIRNQDAGFDLKVEDVKLLGCIAINNKRNFRIWSTGVLANCFASGGVLGLWCNGGPVLAQRCTFIGSSSAAVQTDDRAKLPVTVRDCIIADTKQAFRKTSHGPIAAEATIISDAAGSVDDPQFVDPTENWEGTDSAFNSRRYPDKGYHSDLKTMADLSKK; from the coding sequence ATGAGACCTTTGATTGCGACGATGTTTGGTTTGATGTTTTCTGCAGCAGCGGTTCCTGCGATGGGCGTGGATGTCTACGTCACCCCGGACGGCGCTGGACGAATGGACGGCAGTAGTTGGCAGCATGCGATCTCGGGCGATTCGCTGAAAACCGCGGTCGACGATCGTCTAAACCCCGGTGACCGATTGCTGATTGGAAGTGGCGTCTACCGCGATGCAACGATCACGATCACCCAACCAGGCGAATCAGAACGCCCCAAACAAGTCATCGGGGTCGATCAAGGTGAGGGACTGCCAGTGCTACAAGGCACCTGGAATGCCGACGCGCCGAACAAAGGTGCCACCGCCGTTCGGATCTCCGCTGGCGTGGACCATGTCAGCTTGCAAGGTCTACGGATCGATGGCTACGTGACCGGCGTGTCCATTGCGAAAGCAAGTAAGGGAAAGGACAGTGCCCATCTTTTGTTTGAGGACGTCGACATCCGTCACGCTCGCTATGGGTTCTATGTCGCGGACAGTGACGACTTGCGACTCGTCGACTGTGATTTGACCCGCTACACCAAACATGGTTTCCGTTTCGAACAGGGATGCGACCGAGTGGAATTGTTGCGATGCACTGCCGATTGTTCCGAAGGCGACGAGTCGTGGGAGGAGAAAACGGAGTTGCTGCCGTTCGGCTTTAACATCAACAACGGCGACTCGCCCAATCGAGAATTCTTCTTCAATCAATGTGTGGCTCGTAACAACATGATGCCACTGCAAAAGGGGAAATATAAAAACGGAGACGGCTTTGTCGTCGAGGGTAGTGCTGAGAACGTCCGTTTCTACCAATGCCGTGCCATTCGCAACCAAGACGCCGGTTTTGATTTGAAGGTGGAAGACGTCAAGCTGCTGGGCTGTATCGCGATCAACAACAAACGCAATTTCCGTATTTGGTCCACCGGCGTGTTGGCGAATTGTTTTGCGAGCGGCGGAGTCCTGGGGTTGTGGTGCAACGGAGGCCCCGTATTGGCACAGCGGTGCACGTTTATCGGATCCAGTAGCGCGGCCGTGCAAACCGATGACCGCGCCAAGTTACCGGTCACTGTTCGTGATTGCATTATCGCGGACACAAAACAGGCATTTCGTAAAACGTCGCATGGACCAATCGCTGCGGAAGCAACGATCATTTCAGACGCCGCCGGTTCGGTTGACGACCCACAATTCGTCGATCCGACCGAGAACTGGGAAGGAACCGATTCCGCATTTAATAGCCGCCGATATCCGGACAAAGGCTATCACAGCGATCTTAAAACGATGGCCGATCTAAGTAAAAAATGA
- a CDS encoding stage II sporulation protein M has product MNVASILDKRRVQWNELESLCDAMESRGRTDRAGGPEHRGAQGIARFSTLYRAACADLALADAYQLPPNTVTYLHQLVARAHNQLYRANQFEPSTWVDVLFYEAPRQIFADSCVRVATILFFGLFTLAMYMGYDEQRFPGFANAVMGETQLENLESMYEQKLNGSLDHYVSMAGFYINHNTGIGLTCFASGILIIPCLFKLAYNAVVLGVAFGYMARPDVTGGDNFFQFVTAHGPFELTAIALSAAAGLRLGVGWFRTGGLNRIDSLRRSAIQAIPVMAAAATMFVLAAFTEGFLSPSPLPFIFKAAWAIMSSGMISFYFVILGFPWPKRSRGSHSPRYESTTIDSDASGQRSLGHVTHAT; this is encoded by the coding sequence ATGAATGTCGCCTCGATCTTAGACAAGCGTCGCGTCCAGTGGAACGAACTGGAATCGCTGTGCGATGCGATGGAATCGCGTGGCCGCACCGATCGTGCGGGCGGGCCTGAACATCGCGGTGCTCAAGGGATCGCACGATTTTCGACGCTATACCGTGCTGCCTGCGCCGACCTCGCACTGGCCGACGCTTACCAATTGCCTCCTAACACGGTGACCTACCTACACCAACTGGTTGCGCGGGCACACAATCAACTCTATCGAGCGAACCAATTTGAACCGTCCACATGGGTCGACGTGTTGTTCTACGAAGCTCCGCGGCAGATCTTTGCCGACTCGTGCGTGCGAGTCGCCACGATTCTGTTTTTCGGGCTCTTCACGCTTGCCATGTACATGGGCTACGACGAACAACGGTTCCCCGGATTTGCCAATGCCGTGATGGGCGAGACCCAATTGGAAAATCTCGAGTCGATGTACGAACAAAAACTCAACGGTTCGCTCGACCACTATGTTTCGATGGCCGGGTTTTACATCAACCACAACACCGGCATCGGATTGACCTGTTTCGCCTCGGGAATTTTGATCATTCCGTGTCTGTTCAAACTGGCCTACAACGCCGTCGTGCTGGGCGTCGCGTTTGGTTACATGGCCCGCCCTGATGTGACCGGAGGCGACAACTTCTTTCAGTTTGTCACCGCCCACGGACCGTTCGAATTGACCGCGATCGCCTTGTCCGCGGCGGCTGGGTTGCGGCTTGGCGTCGGATGGTTTCGCACTGGTGGGCTGAACCGAATTGATTCGCTACGCCGCAGTGCGATCCAAGCGATTCCGGTGATGGCCGCAGCGGCAACGATGTTCGTATTGGCGGCGTTTACCGAAGGATTCCTGTCTCCTAGCCCACTTCCGTTCATCTTCAAAGCAGCCTGGGCGATCATGTCATCGGGCATGATTAGTTTTTACTTTGTGATTCTTGGGTTCCCGTGGCCCAAACGTTCACGCGGCTCGCATTCGCCGCGTTACGAGTCAACCACGATCGACTCGGACGCAAGTGGTCAACGTTCGCTGGGGCACGTGACGCATGCAACTTGA
- a CDS encoding prepilin-type N-terminal cleavage/methylation domain-containing protein has protein sequence MKRNKKNGFSLLEVIAAVVILAVVAAATVATVAPMRAKSEEKLSEQEVATLNSMAQTYFLETGAFPRSVNDLVTGGYLSNTTPAEQTRITAIRRNYTYARATGTFTKR, from the coding sequence ATGAAACGAAATAAAAAGAATGGCTTTTCACTGCTTGAAGTGATTGCCGCAGTTGTGATTCTCGCGGTTGTTGCTGCGGCGACGGTTGCCACGGTGGCACCGATGCGAGCCAAGAGCGAAGAAAAGTTGTCCGAACAAGAAGTCGCCACGCTGAACAGCATGGCACAAACCTATTTTCTTGAAACCGGCGCATTCCCTCGTAGCGTTAACGACTTGGTAACCGGCGGCTACCTTTCCAATACGACTCCGGCTGAACAGACACGGATCACGGCAATCCGTCGCAATTACACCTATGCACGTGCGACCGGTACGTTCACCAAACGCTAA
- a CDS encoding RDD family protein: MSVPAALDTTIAVVTPENIAFNYQLAGPFRRLPAYLIDVAIRWLIIIVVVVLMLITGSLLDLQFFGPFIGAGALILNFVVSWFYGATLETYFNGRTVGKWATGIRVIDIEGRPITGKRALIRNLLRIADFLPAAPLSSLGAEDAPPAFIIPTAMVCLLSMIFTRRMQRLGDLAAGTMVIVDERSWRLPIAKVDDPRVPALASFIPADYRVSRSMAKTLAIYAERRHYLTPARRREIAKHLTIPLIERFEFRNDIDPDLLMYSLYYKTFLADGSGELPDLGNLADFSPLAKDANKPTQVLAANQPLTPMRAPS; encoded by the coding sequence ATGAGCGTCCCTGCTGCACTCGACACGACGATCGCGGTAGTGACACCGGAAAACATCGCCTTTAATTACCAGTTGGCGGGGCCGTTTCGCCGCTTGCCAGCGTATTTGATTGATGTCGCGATCCGCTGGCTGATCATCATTGTGGTGGTCGTGTTGATGTTGATCACCGGCTCCTTGCTGGATCTGCAGTTTTTTGGTCCGTTCATCGGCGCCGGAGCGTTGATCTTGAATTTCGTGGTCAGCTGGTTCTACGGAGCCACGCTGGAGACGTATTTCAACGGACGCACGGTGGGCAAATGGGCCACCGGCATTCGCGTCATCGATATTGAAGGCCGTCCGATCACCGGCAAACGGGCGTTGATCCGCAATTTGTTGCGGATCGCGGATTTTCTGCCCGCCGCTCCGTTATCGAGTTTGGGTGCCGAAGATGCACCGCCGGCGTTCATCATCCCCACCGCAATGGTTTGTTTGTTGTCGATGATCTTCACACGTCGGATGCAACGACTTGGTGATTTGGCGGCCGGCACGATGGTGATCGTTGACGAGCGGAGTTGGCGATTGCCGATCGCCAAAGTCGACGACCCACGAGTGCCCGCGTTGGCATCGTTCATTCCCGCTGATTACCGGGTTTCGCGAAGCATGGCAAAAACGTTGGCGATCTATGCGGAACGACGTCACTATTTGACTCCGGCGCGTCGACGCGAAATTGCCAAACACCTGACGATCCCCTTGATCGAACGTTTTGAATTTCGCAACGACATCGATCCCGATTTGTTGATGTATTCGTTGTACTACAAAACGTTCCTCGCGGACGGATCGGGCGAGCTTCCGGATTTGGGAAATCTGGCGGACTTTAGCCCGTTGGCCAAAGATGCGAACAAACCAACGCAAGTCTTGGCAGCCAACCAACCTTTGACACCGATGCGGGCTCCCTCATGA
- a CDS encoding DUF4129 domain-containing protein, whose protein sequence is MMQTILPLPRIAMLLIMASLVVQVNQRVSGQDAGRQDASVQPQPSFAENALSSTVWFDPDERKIVPVAVQTSVDDTEHRDSRWLPKAEQVAKKSTPKASTTTTGTTTNGLFGTDLTLGNLFAWMLLAAIIAGLVGTLIYALSKADIDLSASSKTTAADEQAGPDEQMIERMKHLPAELRRTDVNLRSEAARLMSLGQFDQAVILLFAHQLLLLDRSSLIRLNRGKTNGKYVRECRAADPELGSLLKETTTAFERSYFGRQQITDTEFRDLWNQNETLERKVHSHHEVAA, encoded by the coding sequence ATGATGCAAACCATTCTCCCTTTGCCTCGCATCGCAATGTTGCTGATCATGGCAAGCTTGGTCGTCCAAGTGAACCAACGAGTTAGCGGCCAAGACGCTGGTCGGCAAGACGCTAGTGTCCAGCCGCAACCTTCGTTCGCTGAAAACGCATTGTCGTCTACGGTTTGGTTCGACCCCGACGAGCGAAAAATCGTCCCGGTTGCAGTGCAAACCAGCGTCGACGATACCGAACATCGCGATAGTCGTTGGTTACCCAAGGCGGAACAGGTCGCCAAAAAATCGACTCCTAAAGCCTCGACCACAACGACCGGCACGACCACGAACGGTTTGTTTGGAACCGATCTAACGCTTGGCAATCTGTTCGCCTGGATGTTGTTGGCGGCGATCATCGCAGGGCTTGTCGGCACATTGATTTACGCATTGTCCAAAGCCGACATCGATTTGAGTGCTTCGTCCAAAACCACAGCAGCGGATGAACAAGCTGGCCCCGACGAACAAATGATCGAACGAATGAAGCATCTGCCTGCGGAATTGCGCCGCACCGATGTCAATCTTCGCAGCGAAGCGGCGCGGCTGATGAGTTTGGGGCAATTCGACCAAGCGGTGATTTTGTTGTTCGCCCATCAATTACTGTTGTTAGATCGTTCGTCGCTGATCCGACTGAACCGCGGCAAAACGAACGGCAAATACGTGCGTGAATGTCGTGCCGCCGATCCTGAACTTGGCTCACTACTAAAGGAAACCACGACGGCGTTTGAACGATCCTACTTTGGTCGTCAACAGATCACCGATACGGAATTCCGTGATCTGTGGAATCAAAACGAAACGCTCGAGCGAAAAGTCCACTCGCATCACGAGGTGGCGGCATGA
- a CDS encoding GNAT family N-acetyltransferase, translated as MIPNSTKIPGTSLKLCGLTQRLNTKKVRERIVECCNETIIYDRLFRERLAGRPYTSDDARDFIQWAAAGWSSHRYYVFIANDPDGLPCASCDLKTATRIDDEIGYWRSQRVAGSMTMIVRQMLLVASNNGFNGFHARVARDNLGSIAVLERLDFVLSDRHDVNGRLVFTRRARESQST; from the coding sequence ATGATTCCAAACAGTACGAAGATCCCGGGTACGTCGCTGAAGCTCTGCGGGTTGACGCAGCGGCTGAATACAAAAAAGGTGCGTGAACGGATCGTCGAGTGTTGCAACGAAACGATCATCTACGACCGGCTGTTCCGTGAACGACTAGCAGGAAGGCCTTACACGTCGGACGACGCGAGGGATTTCATTCAGTGGGCTGCGGCGGGATGGAGCAGCCATCGGTATTACGTGTTTATCGCGAACGATCCCGACGGTCTTCCGTGTGCTAGTTGTGACTTGAAAACCGCAACTCGAATCGATGACGAAATCGGATACTGGCGTTCCCAGAGAGTTGCAGGGTCGATGACGATGATTGTTCGGCAAATGCTGTTGGTGGCATCGAACAACGGATTTAATGGTTTCCACGCACGCGTCGCTCGCGACAACCTCGGCTCCATCGCGGTTCTCGAACGTCTGGATTTCGTGCTGTCGGATCGCCACGACGTAAACGGACGTCTCGTGTTCACTCGACGAGCACGCGAATCTCAATCGACGTAG
- the ligA gene encoding NAD-dependent DNA ligase LigA, with amino-acid sequence MNESIAKRVAELRTEIRRLDHLYYVEATPAVTDLQYDRLLEELRQLETEHPEFASADSPTQRVGDAPVPYLVQVAHSVPMLSIDNTYSREELKAYFDRTEKTLGEPIQWVMEFKIDGVAASIRYEHGDMAVALTRGNGQVGDDITHNVRTIRDVPLRLVGDTPPEVLEVRGEVYMTNADLADLNLRQTEAGAEPFKNTRNVTAGTIRLLDPAIAAERKLRFFCHGVGETTGMTAENHIDFLAEVGKLGIPPTPEVQVFNSSADALKAVALFEEEMPDLPFEVDGIVFKVNRFDQRERLGIRSKSPRWVIAYKFERYEAVTVLESISVQVGKTGAITPVAHLKPVDIADTTVSRASLHNADEIERLDVREGDVVVVEKAGKIIPKVVRVEKHERKTERPPFQFPTHCPVCGTELVRDDGGVYIRCPSPECPAQLRQRLIYFGSRPGMDIDGLGDELVDLLVQRGIVSSYADLYRLTIPELADVNWLKQRKGKDGKMIDVQVGKKNAENLVAGIDASRDRGLARVLASISIRHVGPRVAQLITRHYPTIEQLQSASIEDLASIHEIGDAIAKSMHEFLHSDYGKKVFAELAEVGVKLSEEVSDESGGPLEGKTLVVTGTLQQFTRDEIKGLIEKLGGRASSSISKKTDYLVAGEKAGSKLTKAQSLGVKVLTEADFKALIEE; translated from the coding sequence GTGAACGAATCCATCGCGAAACGTGTGGCAGAGTTACGCACCGAGATCCGCCGTTTGGATCACCTGTATTATGTCGAGGCCACCCCGGCGGTCACGGACCTTCAATACGACCGACTGCTCGAAGAACTCCGGCAACTCGAGACCGAACATCCCGAATTTGCCTCGGCCGATTCACCGACCCAACGAGTGGGTGATGCACCGGTACCGTACTTGGTTCAAGTTGCCCATTCGGTGCCGATGTTGTCGATTGACAATACCTACAGCCGCGAAGAGCTAAAGGCATACTTCGATCGCACCGAAAAAACGCTCGGCGAGCCGATCCAATGGGTGATGGAATTCAAAATCGATGGCGTCGCTGCCTCGATCCGCTACGAGCATGGCGACATGGCGGTCGCGCTGACTCGTGGTAACGGCCAAGTCGGCGACGACATCACGCACAACGTACGCACTATCCGCGATGTACCGCTACGTTTGGTCGGCGATACGCCGCCCGAGGTGCTCGAGGTTCGCGGCGAAGTTTACATGACCAACGCAGATTTGGCGGACCTAAACCTGCGGCAAACCGAGGCGGGGGCCGAGCCGTTCAAAAACACACGCAACGTCACCGCGGGAACCATTCGGCTGCTCGACCCCGCGATAGCGGCGGAACGTAAACTTCGCTTCTTCTGTCATGGCGTCGGTGAAACGACGGGGATGACCGCTGAAAACCACATCGATTTCTTAGCCGAAGTTGGCAAGCTTGGGATTCCCCCGACTCCGGAAGTCCAAGTGTTCAACAGCTCTGCCGACGCGTTAAAGGCGGTGGCGTTGTTCGAAGAAGAAATGCCCGATTTGCCGTTTGAGGTCGATGGAATTGTTTTCAAAGTCAATCGATTCGACCAACGTGAACGATTGGGGATTCGCAGCAAGAGTCCGCGTTGGGTCATAGCCTACAAATTCGAGCGTTACGAAGCGGTCACGGTACTCGAATCAATCAGCGTCCAAGTCGGCAAGACCGGCGCGATCACCCCGGTCGCCCATCTAAAACCCGTCGACATCGCGGACACCACCGTGTCACGAGCGTCGCTGCACAATGCCGACGAAATCGAGCGATTGGATGTCCGCGAAGGCGATGTGGTCGTGGTGGAAAAGGCGGGCAAGATTATTCCCAAAGTCGTCCGTGTCGAAAAGCATGAACGCAAAACCGAGCGACCTCCGTTTCAATTTCCGACGCATTGTCCTGTCTGCGGAACCGAGTTGGTGCGTGATGATGGCGGCGTCTATATCCGATGCCCTAGTCCCGAATGCCCGGCCCAGCTGCGTCAACGGTTGATCTACTTCGGCAGTCGCCCAGGAATGGACATCGATGGACTCGGTGACGAACTGGTCGATTTGCTGGTACAGCGGGGCATCGTTTCCAGCTATGCCGATCTGTATCGGTTGACGATCCCAGAGCTTGCGGATGTCAACTGGCTGAAACAGCGAAAAGGCAAAGACGGCAAGATGATCGACGTCCAAGTCGGCAAGAAGAATGCGGAAAACTTGGTCGCCGGAATTGACGCCAGCCGCGATCGGGGACTCGCCCGCGTGCTTGCGTCGATCTCGATCCGTCATGTCGGACCTCGCGTGGCACAGCTAATCACACGTCACTACCCGACGATCGAGCAACTGCAATCGGCATCGATCGAAGACCTTGCGTCGATTCATGAAATCGGAGACGCGATCGCCAAAAGCATGCACGAGTTCCTGCACAGCGATTATGGGAAAAAGGTCTTCGCTGAACTTGCCGAAGTCGGCGTCAAACTCAGCGAAGAGGTTTCCGACGAAAGTGGTGGTCCGCTGGAAGGCAAAACACTCGTGGTCACCGGGACGCTTCAACAATTTACACGCGATGAAATCAAGGGTTTGATTGAAAAACTTGGTGGTCGAGCATCAAGCAGCATCAGCAAAAAGACCGACTACTTGGTCGCCGGCGAAAAGGCGGGCAGCAAGTTGACGAAGGCGCAGTCACTAGGGGTGAAGGTTTTGACAGAAGCCGATTTCAAAGCGCTGATCGAAGAATGA
- a CDS encoding AAA family ATPase, translating into MSNLPPSNDPLSSAQPKSQREPGIADRGAPPVPSGSQPGPPPPIPTAVATNVPASAPNPAATRSTKMRPIQQLFTKISTEISKLFVGQDELVLGTLTALFAGGHVLIESVPGLGKTLFVRTLGQTLGCEFGRIQFTADLMPSDITGAPVYDMQRSEFRFRPGPVFTQLLLADEINRSPAKTHAALLEIMQEYRVTVDGTSHRVPRPFLVLATQNPLESEGTYNLPEAQLDRFMFKLRVDYPTSDQEAEILRMHSQQVDLNQRLRDEVKTVTSPDQLIAAMKLCGEVLIEDSLLDYINKIVRATRTWPAFHIGASPRAGIALMQSARALAAFSGRDYAIPDDVVEITLPAMRHRVQLTAEAEIEGRTTDEELQALVRGIEVPRD; encoded by the coding sequence TTGAGCAATCTCCCACCTTCGAACGACCCGCTCTCGTCCGCGCAGCCCAAATCCCAACGCGAACCCGGGATCGCCGATCGCGGTGCGCCTCCCGTGCCGAGTGGATCCCAGCCTGGGCCACCGCCACCGATCCCCACGGCGGTTGCAACCAATGTGCCTGCGTCGGCACCCAACCCGGCGGCCACGCGGTCAACAAAGATGCGACCGATTCAGCAGCTGTTTACCAAAATCTCAACCGAGATCAGCAAGCTCTTTGTCGGCCAAGACGAGTTGGTGCTGGGCACCCTCACCGCGTTATTCGCAGGCGGTCACGTCCTAATCGAATCGGTCCCTGGACTTGGCAAGACCTTGTTCGTGCGAACGCTTGGCCAAACTCTCGGTTGCGAATTTGGACGCATTCAATTCACTGCCGACTTGATGCCCTCGGACATCACCGGTGCCCCGGTCTACGACATGCAGCGAAGCGAATTCCGATTCCGCCCCGGCCCCGTATTCACTCAGTTGCTACTCGCTGACGAAATCAACCGTTCGCCCGCAAAAACACATGCGGCTCTGCTAGAAATCATGCAGGAGTATCGCGTCACGGTGGACGGGACCAGCCACCGTGTGCCGCGGCCATTCCTCGTTTTGGCGACCCAGAACCCGCTGGAAAGCGAAGGCACTTACAATTTGCCCGAAGCTCAACTCGATCGGTTCATGTTCAAATTGCGAGTCGACTATCCGACGTCGGATCAAGAGGCCGAGATTCTTCGCATGCACTCGCAGCAGGTGGATCTGAATCAACGTTTGCGTGACGAGGTCAAAACGGTCACCAGCCCCGACCAATTGATCGCAGCGATGAAATTGTGTGGCGAAGTGTTGATCGAAGACAGCTTGCTTGATTACATCAACAAAATTGTTCGTGCAACGCGGACCTGGCCTGCGTTCCATATCGGAGCGTCACCACGTGCGGGGATCGCGTTGATGCAGTCGGCTCGCGCCCTAGCAGCGTTCTCGGGACGCGACTACGCGATTCCTGACGACGTGGTCGAAATCACCTTGCCCGCCATGCGACACCGCGTTCAATTGACGGCCGAAGCTGAGATCGAAGGACGAACGACGGACGAGGAACTGCAAGCGTTGGTACGAGGTATCGAGGTGCCGCGGGATTAG
- a CDS encoding aldehyde dehydrogenase family protein has product MPKMFQSISPLDDTVLFDGPESTPANISQAITTARQSAILWHNTPLSQRIQIARNYAKHLSDHRDEIRELITSEVGKLPWDADAEVGAAIGKIDLTVNALEQRRSKTVIESGNLARIVRYHPLGVALVLGPFNFPLHLPGGQIVPALLSGNTIVFKPSDQATAVGKWMIDAWRQAGLPDGVMQMIQGGVEVAVNAIDSPLINAVFLTGSRAAGRAIHRQLAGRPDVLLALELGGNNPVVVSDSIPSKAVADLVTFSAFVSAGQRCSCARRALFIENSDCETHIDAVVQQTRSLVVGLPGDETVPQVGPLISTLAATQLRKTYDTLLAHGCRVVVPWQVNPRRENLVHPAIVDATKCTDTQLAAIGDLEWFGPLLVIQRVADFDSAVSAAANTSYGLAASLLGGTSNMFETFVNSVGAGVVNWNRPTTGAAGSLPFGGLGDSGNHRPAGYHAIDFCSDPVASLQSPTETESFATLAPWDVVK; this is encoded by the coding sequence ATGCCCAAAATGTTTCAAAGCATCAGTCCACTTGATGACACTGTCCTCTTCGATGGTCCCGAATCGACCCCTGCAAATATCAGCCAGGCGATCACAACGGCACGGCAATCCGCGATACTTTGGCACAACACCCCGCTTTCTCAGCGAATCCAGATTGCTCGCAACTATGCAAAACACTTAAGCGATCATCGCGACGAAATTCGCGAGCTGATTACAAGCGAAGTCGGTAAATTGCCTTGGGACGCCGACGCCGAAGTCGGTGCTGCGATCGGCAAAATCGATTTAACCGTCAATGCCCTTGAGCAGCGACGTAGCAAAACGGTGATTGAATCCGGCAATCTGGCTCGCATCGTTCGCTATCATCCGCTAGGTGTCGCGTTGGTTTTGGGACCGTTTAATTTTCCGCTTCATTTGCCGGGAGGCCAGATCGTGCCGGCGCTGCTGTCCGGCAACACGATCGTTTTCAAACCGAGCGACCAAGCCACGGCGGTTGGCAAATGGATGATCGATGCATGGCGGCAAGCGGGACTTCCCGATGGCGTGATGCAGATGATCCAAGGAGGCGTCGAGGTTGCTGTCAATGCAATCGATTCGCCGCTAATCAATGCTGTTTTTTTGACCGGCAGCCGTGCGGCCGGACGTGCCATTCATCGCCAACTGGCAGGTCGCCCCGACGTCTTGTTGGCCTTGGAACTCGGCGGCAACAATCCTGTCGTCGTCAGCGACTCGATCCCATCCAAAGCGGTTGCCGACCTTGTCACCTTTTCCGCTTTCGTCTCCGCCGGCCAACGCTGTTCATGCGCCCGACGTGCCTTGTTTATCGAAAACTCAGACTGCGAAACGCATATCGATGCGGTCGTCCAACAAACTCGATCCTTGGTTGTGGGCTTGCCAGGCGACGAGACAGTACCCCAAGTCGGACCGCTGATCTCTACGCTTGCCGCTACCCAATTGCGAAAGACTTACGACACCCTACTAGCCCATGGATGCCGCGTGGTCGTGCCTTGGCAAGTCAATCCGCGTCGCGAAAACTTGGTGCATCCAGCGATTGTCGATGCCACGAAGTGCACTGACACTCAGCTTGCGGCGATCGGTGATCTCGAATGGTTTGGGCCACTGCTGGTGATCCAGCGTGTCGCCGACTTTGATTCCGCGGTCAGTGCAGCGGCCAACACCAGCTACGGGCTCGCTGCATCGCTGCTTGGCGGCACCTCGAACATGTTTGAAACCTTTGTTAATAGCGTTGGTGCCGGAGTGGTCAATTGGAACCGCCCCACGACCGGAGCCGCAGGCAGTTTGCCGTTTGGTGGGTTAGGCGATAGCGGCAACCATCGTCCGGCGGGTTATCACGCGATCGATTTCTGTAGCGATCCAGTAGCCTCGCTCCAATCCCCAACCGAAACCGAATCGTTCGCCACGCTCGCCCCCTGGGACGTCGTCAAGTAA
- a CDS encoding MotA/TolQ/ExbB proton channel family protein — MDESTGLAQTLMSAALQPHIALIAQSDTPEAAGFFDIVLSGGVIGLMILLVLFALSIAAAYLVFDQTMTLRKNEILPEGVSDTVRQALLNARPAEADSACRREPSVLSVVLLSGLSELEFGWREVEKSVEDSLAEQSARLMRRIEYLSVIGNIAPMVGLLGTVTGMIFAFQQVATTRGAAGAGDLAEGIYQALVTTVGGLIVAIPSLAAYAICRNRVDSLIAQVAYQAQHALTPIKRRPTARTRPANPNPAASPAPRPQGGNPPMPPKT, encoded by the coding sequence ATGGATGAATCGACCGGGCTCGCCCAAACACTTATGAGTGCAGCGCTGCAACCGCATATCGCTCTGATCGCCCAATCCGACACGCCCGAAGCGGCGGGATTTTTTGATATTGTGCTCAGCGGTGGCGTGATCGGGTTGATGATTCTGTTGGTGCTGTTTGCACTCAGTATCGCGGCAGCCTATTTGGTGTTCGACCAAACGATGACGCTGCGAAAAAACGAGATCCTGCCCGAAGGAGTCAGCGACACGGTTCGCCAAGCGTTGCTGAACGCACGGCCGGCCGAAGCCGATTCGGCATGTCGTCGTGAACCGAGTGTGTTGAGCGTCGTGTTGTTGTCGGGGCTAAGCGAATTGGAATTTGGATGGCGTGAAGTCGAAAAATCAGTCGAAGACTCGTTGGCCGAACAATCTGCTCGTTTGATGCGACGGATCGAATACTTGTCGGTGATCGGCAACATCGCACCGATGGTGGGACTGCTCGGAACCGTCACCGGGATGATCTTTGCCTTCCAACAAGTCGCCACGACCCGAGGTGCTGCCGGAGCCGGTGATCTTGCCGAAGGAATTTACCAAGCGTTGGTAACCACGGTCGGCGGGCTGATTGTGGCCATCCCATCGCTGGCGGCCTATGCGATTTGCCGCAACCGAGTGGATTCCTTGATCGCCCAAGTGGCCTATCAAGCTCAGCATGCGTTGACTCCGATCAAACGCCGTCCCACCGCACGGACACGACCAGCGAATCCCAATCCGGCTGCATCACCTGCGCCACGCCCGCAAGGCGGCAATCCGCCAATGCCTCCCAAAACGTAG